A DNA window from Arachis duranensis cultivar V14167 chromosome 3, aradu.V14167.gnm2.J7QH, whole genome shotgun sequence contains the following coding sequences:
- the LOC107478140 gene encoding uncharacterized protein LOC107478140 isoform X2, whose amino-acid sequence MASTASPRIPTETVKNAVEALLKWRDSNSESHKPKLFDADEEFVYLVVTLKTIPHKSRVNPYKVPLPHSLLSPFNETCLIIDDRPISKLTKQEAQNKIKADNVAVSRVLRLSKLASDYCPFEAKRKLCDSYDLFFADKRVVPLMPRLLGKKFFKKKKVLVQVDLTKKNWKEQVDKACSSVLLFLGTGTCYVVKVAKVSMESEQNVENMMAVIEGVVEVVPKKWANVRSLHVKLYESLALPVFQAIPEVKLRIEGSKVEEAEKEKQTIKEEEEGEDDSGAKAVKKKKKKGRIHEVRYMDSEVGEDNVEDVAGSEDDGGGVIMEKDLKDAGKGSGELANKKRKKGALSELSSVKELKKYVKKSGKQDKSAKVMKENSIKKSQNSELSVEDGDFGKKGKNIKKKLSLLKSEEADLKKKVRAKKSDDTL is encoded by the exons ATGGCTTCCACAGCCTCTCCAAGAATACCTACCGAGACGGTGAAGAACGCCGTGGAGGCTCTCCTGAAGTGGCGAGATTCCAATTCCGAGTCTCACAAACCCAAACTCTTCGACGCCGACGAAGAATTCGTTTACTTAGTCGTCACTCTGAAAACCATCCCTCACAAATCCCGTGTTAACCCTTACAAGGTCCCTTTACCCCACTCTCTCCTCTCCCCCTTCAACGAGACTTGCCTCATCATCGACGACaggcccatatccaaactcACTAAACAAGAAGCTCAAAATAAGATCAAGGCCGATAACGTTGCCGTTTCCAGGGTCCTCAGGTTGTCGAAGCTGGCCTCCGATTACTGCCCTTTCGAGGCAAAGCGGAAGCTCTGTGATTCATATGATCTTTTTTTCGCTGATAAAAGAGTGGTGCCTTTGATGCCCAGGCTGTTGGGGAAGAaattcttcaagaagaagaaggtgctgGTGCAGGTGGACTTGACTAAGAAGAATTGGAAGGAGCAGGTGGATAAGGCGTGTTCGTCGGTGCTTCTGTTTCTTGGAACGGGGACTTGTTATGTTGTGAAGGTTGCCAAGGTTTCCATGGAGAGCGAGCAAAATGTTGAGAATATGATGGCTGTCATTGAGGGGGTTGTTGAGGTTGTGCCGAAGAAGTGGGCGAATGTGAGGTCCTTGCATGTTAAGCTTTACGAGTCGCTGGCGCTGCCTGTTTTCCAGGCTATTCCGGAGGTGAAGTTGAGGATTGAGGGTAGTAAGGTTGAGGAGGCAGAGAAAGAGAAGCAGACGAtaaaggaggaggaagagggcGAAGACGATAGTGGCGCGAAGgcggtgaagaagaagaagaagaaggggaggATTCATGAAGTTAGATACATGGATAGCGAAGTTGGTGAGGATAATGTTGAAGATGTGGCAGGTAGTGAggatgatggtggtggtgttATTATGGAGAAAGATTTAAAGGATGCTGGAAAAGGTAGTGGAGAATTGGCGaataagaagaggaagaaaggggCATTGAGTGAGTTGAGTAGTGTCaaagaattgaaaaaatatGTTAAGAAAAGTGGTAAACAGGATAAATCTGCGAAAGTGATGAAGGAAAATTCCATCAAGAAGAGTCAGAATAGTGAATTATCTGTTGAGGATGGAGATTTtggaaagaaggggaagaatatCAAGAAGAAACTATCTCTATTGAAGTCAGAAGAAgctgatttgaaaaagaaagtgagGGCCAAGAAAA GTGATGATACTTTATAG
- the LOC107478140 gene encoding uncharacterized protein LOC107478140 isoform X1, with protein sequence MASTASPRIPTETVKNAVEALLKWRDSNSESHKPKLFDADEEFVYLVVTLKTIPHKSRVNPYKVPLPHSLLSPFNETCLIIDDRPISKLTKQEAQNKIKADNVAVSRVLRLSKLASDYCPFEAKRKLCDSYDLFFADKRVVPLMPRLLGKKFFKKKKVLVQVDLTKKNWKEQVDKACSSVLLFLGTGTCYVVKVAKVSMESEQNVENMMAVIEGVVEVVPKKWANVRSLHVKLYESLALPVFQAIPEVKLRIEGSKVEEAEKEKQTIKEEEEGEDDSGAKAVKKKKKKGRIHEVRYMDSEVGEDNVEDVAGSEDDGGGVIMEKDLKDAGKGSGELANKKRKKGALSELSSVKELKKYVKKSGKQDKSAKVMKENSIKKSQNSELSVEDGDFGKKGKNIKKKLSLLKSEEADLKKKVRAKKSKKAA encoded by the coding sequence ATGGCTTCCACAGCCTCTCCAAGAATACCTACCGAGACGGTGAAGAACGCCGTGGAGGCTCTCCTGAAGTGGCGAGATTCCAATTCCGAGTCTCACAAACCCAAACTCTTCGACGCCGACGAAGAATTCGTTTACTTAGTCGTCACTCTGAAAACCATCCCTCACAAATCCCGTGTTAACCCTTACAAGGTCCCTTTACCCCACTCTCTCCTCTCCCCCTTCAACGAGACTTGCCTCATCATCGACGACaggcccatatccaaactcACTAAACAAGAAGCTCAAAATAAGATCAAGGCCGATAACGTTGCCGTTTCCAGGGTCCTCAGGTTGTCGAAGCTGGCCTCCGATTACTGCCCTTTCGAGGCAAAGCGGAAGCTCTGTGATTCATATGATCTTTTTTTCGCTGATAAAAGAGTGGTGCCTTTGATGCCCAGGCTGTTGGGGAAGAaattcttcaagaagaagaaggtgctgGTGCAGGTGGACTTGACTAAGAAGAATTGGAAGGAGCAGGTGGATAAGGCGTGTTCGTCGGTGCTTCTGTTTCTTGGAACGGGGACTTGTTATGTTGTGAAGGTTGCCAAGGTTTCCATGGAGAGCGAGCAAAATGTTGAGAATATGATGGCTGTCATTGAGGGGGTTGTTGAGGTTGTGCCGAAGAAGTGGGCGAATGTGAGGTCCTTGCATGTTAAGCTTTACGAGTCGCTGGCGCTGCCTGTTTTCCAGGCTATTCCGGAGGTGAAGTTGAGGATTGAGGGTAGTAAGGTTGAGGAGGCAGAGAAAGAGAAGCAGACGAtaaaggaggaggaagagggcGAAGACGATAGTGGCGCGAAGgcggtgaagaagaagaagaagaaggggaggATTCATGAAGTTAGATACATGGATAGCGAAGTTGGTGAGGATAATGTTGAAGATGTGGCAGGTAGTGAggatgatggtggtggtgttATTATGGAGAAAGATTTAAAGGATGCTGGAAAAGGTAGTGGAGAATTGGCGaataagaagaggaagaaaggggCATTGAGTGAGTTGAGTAGTGTCaaagaattgaaaaaatatGTTAAGAAAAGTGGTAAACAGGATAAATCTGCGAAAGTGATGAAGGAAAATTCCATCAAGAAGAGTCAGAATAGTGAATTATCTGTTGAGGATGGAGATTTtggaaagaaggggaagaatatCAAGAAGAAACTATCTCTATTGAAGTCAGAAGAAgctgatttgaaaaagaaagtgagGGCCAAGAAAAGTAAGAAGGCTGCTTAA